In Stenotrophomonas sp. ESTM1D_MKCIP4_1, a single genomic region encodes these proteins:
- a CDS encoding hotdog fold thioesterase codes for MTPVFREAVSIEQLNTLSRGTAIDTLGIVFTAAGDDWLQATMPVDERTRQPYGILHGGASVVLAETLGSSAGNLCVDTGKQVCVGLEINANHVRAVRSGTVTGTARAVHVGRSTQLWEIRIEDEQGRLVCISRLTLAVVAAGHG; via the coding sequence ATGACCCCGGTGTTCCGCGAAGCCGTTTCCATCGAACAGCTCAATACGCTCAGCCGTGGCACGGCCATCGATACCCTGGGCATCGTGTTCACGGCCGCCGGCGATGACTGGCTGCAGGCCACCATGCCGGTCGATGAGCGCACCCGCCAGCCGTACGGCATCCTGCATGGCGGTGCCTCGGTGGTGCTGGCCGAAACCCTGGGCAGCAGCGCCGGCAACCTCTGCGTGGATACCGGCAAGCAGGTCTGCGTGGGTCTGGAAATCAATGCCAACCATGTGCGCGCCGTTCGCAGCGGCACCGTCACCGGCACTGCGCGTGCGGTACACGTGGGCCGCAGCACCCAGCTGTGGGAGATCCGCATCGAAGACGAACAGGGCCGGCTGGTGTGCATCTCGCGGCTGACCCTGGCGGTGGTGGCTGCCGGCCACGGCTGA
- a CDS encoding lysophospholipid acyltransferase family protein, whose product MTSPTPAPRGGVARVCRYLYRVPLLLVHIVVFLPLILIGMLPPWGELRVGEATFGAKVVNWWQGGLMWIFGFRLVQIGRPLPGAVLFVANHVSWVDISILHSQRMMGFVAKREIASWPLVGWLAARGQTIFHQRGNTESLGGVMQVMADRLRDGRAVGVFPEGRTRGGHEVGPFHARIFQAAVETGVPVQPVALVYGAGGDAQTIVAFGPGESFFANFLRLLGEPARRAEVHFLAPIGAQDLEGRRRIAETSRARIVAAMSGE is encoded by the coding sequence ATGACTTCCCCCACTCCGGCCCCCCGTGGCGGCGTGGCGCGTGTGTGCCGTTACCTGTACCGCGTACCGCTGCTGTTGGTCCACATCGTCGTGTTCCTGCCGTTGATCCTGATCGGCATGCTTCCGCCGTGGGGCGAGCTGCGCGTGGGCGAGGCCACCTTCGGCGCCAAAGTGGTGAACTGGTGGCAGGGCGGCCTGATGTGGATCTTCGGATTCCGACTGGTGCAGATCGGCCGGCCGCTGCCGGGTGCGGTACTGTTCGTTGCCAACCACGTCAGCTGGGTCGATATCTCCATCCTGCACAGCCAGCGCATGATGGGTTTCGTGGCCAAGCGTGAGATTGCCAGCTGGCCGCTGGTAGGCTGGCTGGCCGCACGCGGGCAGACCATCTTCCACCAGCGCGGCAACACCGAATCGCTCGGTGGGGTGATGCAGGTCATGGCCGACCGCCTGCGTGATGGCAGGGCGGTGGGGGTGTTCCCGGAAGGGCGTACCCGTGGCGGCCACGAAGTGGGTCCGTTCCACGCCCGCATCTTCCAGGCCGCGGTCGAAACCGGCGTGCCGGTGCAGCCGGTGGCGCTGGTCTACGGCGCCGGTGGCGATGCCCAGACCATCGTGGCCTTCGGCCCGGGCGAGAGTTTCTTCGCCAATTTCCTGCGCCTGCTCGGTGAGCCGGCGCGACGTGCGGAAGTGCACTTCCTGGCACCGATCGGTGCCCAGGACCTGGAAGGCCGTCGACGCATCGCGGAAACCTCGCGCGCGCGCATCGTGGCAGCCATGAGCGGGGAGTGA
- a CDS encoding alpha/beta fold hydrolase, whose amino-acid sequence MHAADYQPPRWLRNPHLQSMLSSSRMRLQRGLLLLAATGAVSEELILDGGDGVRLQGWHSHIEGREPKGMALLLHGWEGSAESSYMRMAAARMIDQGFDVVRLNFRDHGNTHHLNPGIFHSNRIDEVVQAAGDIARRWPDLPLVAAGYSLGGNFVLRLALRAPAAGVPLQRVASVCPVLDPALTMDSIQSGPAMYDWYFRRKWAGSLRRKRDLFPELSDCDDRVLKLDIRALTAWLVERHTDFGSLQAYFDGYSIAGDRLSTLQVPADILMAQDDPVIPYSTFSDWQLPQQARLETACWGGHCGFLENWRGDGFSERWVAQRLQRVLAG is encoded by the coding sequence CTGCATGCGGCTGACTACCAGCCGCCGCGCTGGCTGCGCAACCCGCACCTGCAGTCCATGCTCAGCTCCAGCCGCATGCGCCTGCAGCGCGGCCTGCTGCTGCTGGCCGCCACCGGTGCGGTCAGCGAAGAACTGATCCTCGATGGTGGCGACGGCGTGCGCCTGCAGGGCTGGCACAGCCACATCGAAGGCCGCGAGCCGAAGGGCATGGCCCTGCTGCTGCATGGCTGGGAAGGCAGCGCCGAATCCAGCTACATGCGCATGGCGGCTGCGCGCATGATCGACCAGGGCTTCGACGTGGTGCGGCTGAACTTCCGCGACCACGGCAACACCCACCATCTCAACCCCGGCATCTTCCACTCCAACCGCATCGATGAAGTGGTGCAGGCGGCCGGCGACATCGCCCGGCGCTGGCCGGATCTGCCGCTGGTCGCGGCCGGCTATTCGCTGGGCGGCAACTTCGTGCTGCGCCTGGCGCTGCGTGCACCGGCGGCCGGCGTGCCGCTGCAGCGAGTGGCGTCGGTCTGCCCGGTGCTGGACCCGGCGCTGACCATGGACAGCATCCAGAGTGGCCCGGCGATGTACGACTGGTACTTCCGCCGCAAGTGGGCCGGTTCGCTGCGCCGCAAGCGCGACCTGTTCCCGGAACTGAGCGACTGCGACGACCGCGTGCTGAAGCTGGACATCCGCGCGCTGACCGCCTGGCTGGTCGAGCGGCATACCGATTTCGGCTCGCTGCAGGCGTATTTCGATGGTTACTCGATTGCGGGGGATCGCCTGTCGACCCTGCAGGTGCCGGCCGACATCCTGATGGCCCAGGACGATCCGGTCATTCCCTATTCCACCTTCAGCGACTGGCAGTTGCCGCAGCAGGCGCGGCTGGAAACGGCCTGCTGGGGGGGGCACTGCGGGTTCCTGGAAAACTGGCGCGGTGACGGCTTCTCCGAACGCTGGGTGGCCCAGCGCCTGCAGCGGGTGCTGGCGGGCTGA
- a CDS encoding tetratricopeptide repeat protein gives MQDQILQALRQNDTAQAVQLAQAWVHDEPTQSQAHRWLALALQQQDQPEAAMGALQQALLLAPEDAQLHLQQAGLMLALHRYEGADEALLRTTDLNPNAFEAYLMQAHLAIGRNDIDTAARQTTMAARLEPDHPEVMALQGMVALYRDDADRALQLLSEAARQMPNDPRVLYALGSAYQAKDMLAFAEQAFRRVLEINPKMSSLHGLVVQLALRQGNVEAAHQQLQQALQVPGLDTPALQRLGAEIALQADQPMQALEQLRPMLKAAPEDRRVVELLLACWQRLGREEEARTELDAVLAEHPQLPHLWLARLAPEGFGSPGAIAVAERWIEAMPTFVPALEARLRLHEAAGEADAVEAIARRIIALEPGRISGETRLVGALLARDPAAAIAHVQGMIDAAPEERRRELRTWLGEVQDQAGQPREALRTWLDLHADQNAQRVPLPPQAKAPPSWPDLGEVDAEAAAAAPIFLWGAPGSGVERVAVTLTGASPVMRSDRFAQTPPDDAFQNYFTLQKLASGDLSPEGLVSGWRDALRKRGVQNDTVIDWLLWWDNALLWSLRPHLPQGRLLVVLRDPRDMLLDWIAYGAPAPFVVNNVAEVAEWLARSMAQVATLHEQDLYPHILMRIDEVRDDPRVVAGMLQELFNTPIPPAQRIGPPRFPAGHWRQYADVMGAAFELLTPVAVRLGYPEA, from the coding sequence ATGCAAGACCAGATCCTCCAGGCCCTGCGCCAGAACGACACCGCACAGGCCGTGCAGCTGGCCCAGGCGTGGGTGCACGACGAACCCACCCAGTCCCAGGCCCACCGCTGGCTGGCGCTTGCGCTGCAGCAGCAGGACCAGCCCGAGGCTGCAATGGGCGCCCTGCAGCAGGCGCTGCTGCTGGCCCCGGAGGACGCGCAGCTCCACCTGCAGCAGGCCGGCCTGATGCTGGCCCTGCACCGGTACGAAGGCGCCGATGAGGCGCTGCTGCGCACCACCGATCTCAACCCGAACGCGTTCGAGGCCTACCTGATGCAGGCGCATCTGGCGATCGGCCGCAATGACATCGACACGGCCGCGCGGCAGACCACCATGGCTGCCAGGCTGGAGCCGGACCATCCGGAAGTGATGGCGCTGCAGGGCATGGTGGCCCTGTATCGCGACGATGCCGACCGCGCCCTGCAGCTGCTGTCCGAAGCCGCCCGGCAGATGCCCAACGACCCGCGCGTGCTGTATGCCCTGGGTTCGGCCTACCAGGCCAAGGACATGCTGGCCTTCGCCGAACAGGCGTTCCGCCGCGTGCTGGAGATCAACCCGAAGATGAGCAGCCTGCACGGCCTGGTGGTGCAGCTGGCACTGCGCCAGGGCAACGTCGAGGCCGCCCACCAGCAGCTGCAGCAGGCGCTGCAGGTGCCGGGCCTGGATACGCCGGCGCTGCAGCGGCTGGGTGCGGAGATCGCGCTGCAGGCCGACCAGCCGATGCAGGCGCTGGAACAGCTGCGGCCGATGCTGAAGGCCGCCCCGGAGGACCGTCGCGTGGTCGAGCTGCTGCTGGCCTGCTGGCAGCGCCTGGGCCGCGAGGAAGAAGCACGTACCGAACTGGATGCCGTCCTGGCCGAGCACCCGCAGCTGCCGCACCTGTGGCTGGCGCGGTTGGCGCCGGAGGGCTTCGGCAGTCCGGGCGCGATTGCGGTGGCCGAGCGCTGGATCGAAGCCATGCCCACGTTCGTGCCGGCGCTGGAAGCCCGCCTGCGCCTGCATGAAGCGGCCGGCGAAGCCGACGCCGTGGAGGCGATTGCACGTCGCATCATCGCACTGGAGCCGGGCCGCATCAGCGGCGAGACCCGCCTGGTCGGCGCGCTGCTGGCGCGTGATCCGGCGGCCGCCATCGCTCACGTGCAGGGCATGATCGACGCTGCGCCCGAAGAGCGCCGCCGCGAGCTGCGCACCTGGCTGGGCGAAGTACAGGACCAGGCCGGCCAGCCGCGCGAAGCGCTGCGTACCTGGCTGGATCTGCACGCCGACCAGAACGCACAGCGCGTGCCGCTGCCGCCGCAGGCCAAGGCACCGCCGAGCTGGCCCGACCTTGGTGAGGTCGATGCCGAGGCCGCCGCCGCCGCGCCGATCTTCCTGTGGGGTGCGCCGGGTTCGGGCGTCGAGCGCGTGGCGGTCACCCTCACCGGGGCCAGCCCGGTGATGCGCAGCGATCGTTTCGCACAGACCCCGCCGGATGACGCCTTCCAGAACTACTTCACCCTGCAGAAGCTGGCCTCGGGCGACCTCAGCCCCGAGGGCCTGGTGAGTGGCTGGCGTGACGCGCTGCGCAAGCGCGGCGTACAGAACGACACGGTGATCGACTGGCTGCTGTGGTGGGACAACGCCCTGCTGTGGTCGCTGCGCCCGCACCTGCCGCAGGGCCGCCTGCTGGTGGTGCTGCGCGACCCGCGCGACATGCTGCTGGACTGGATCGCCTACGGTGCGCCGGCCCCGTTCGTGGTGAACAACGTGGCCGAAGTGGCCGAGTGGCTGGCGCGCTCGATGGCCCAGGTGGCCACCCTGCACGAGCAGGATCTGTACCCGCACATCCTGATGCGCATCGACGAGGTACGCGATGATCCGCGCGTGGTCGCCGGCATGCTGCAGGAGCTGTTCAATACCCCGATCCCACCGGCCCAGCGCATCGGCCCGCCGCGTTTCCCGGCCGGCCACTGGCGCCAGTATGCGGACGTGATGGGTGCAGCGTTTGAACTGTTGACCCCGGTCGCGGTGCGGCTGGGCTATCCCGAAGCGTAA
- a CDS encoding YbhB/YbcL family Raf kinase inhibitor-like protein, translating into MQLSSNSLTPAAPIDREFAAGDADGFAPDRNPHLAWSGVPDGTRSFLLVCVDPDVPTVPETVGRSDVTVPRDQPRCDFVHWVMADIPAEVREIAAGSCSDGFVVKGKPAPAGPAGSRQGVNDFTGWFAGNPDMAGDYLGYDGPYPPFNDERVHRYFFRVFALDVATLDLPPRFTAADAYRAMHGHVLAEAALHGTYTLNPAL; encoded by the coding sequence ATGCAGTTGAGCAGCAACAGCCTCACCCCCGCAGCACCCATCGACCGCGAATTCGCTGCCGGTGATGCCGACGGCTTCGCCCCCGACCGCAACCCGCACCTGGCGTGGAGCGGCGTGCCCGACGGCACCCGCTCGTTCCTGCTGGTGTGCGTGGACCCGGACGTGCCGACCGTGCCTGAGACGGTTGGGCGCAGCGACGTGACCGTGCCGCGCGACCAGCCGCGCTGCGATTTCGTGCACTGGGTGATGGCCGATATTCCGGCGGAGGTGCGGGAAATCGCTGCCGGCAGCTGCAGCGATGGCTTCGTGGTCAAGGGCAAGCCGGCGCCGGCCGGCCCGGCGGGCAGCCGCCAGGGCGTGAACGACTTTACCGGCTGGTTTGCCGGCAACCCGGACATGGCCGGCGATTACCTGGGCTATGACGGCCCGTACCCGCCGTTCAACGACGAGCGCGTGCACCGTTATTTCTTCCGCGTGTTTGCGCTGGACGTGGCGACGCTGGACCTGCCGCCACGTTTCACCGCCGCCGATGCCTACCGCGCCATGCACGGCCACGTGCTGGCCGAAGCGGCGCTGCACGGCACCTACACGCTGAACCCCGCGCTGTAA
- a CDS encoding META and DUF4377 domain-containing protein encodes MNRTLTLLLPLALLAACSQTPAPAGTGGDDVAPAATKAADQQTMAHLDVQRLQSQHWLLKQATAADGTRIDALFARADKPVTLDFADGRLSVSNTCNRLGGGYTLDGGTLKVSALASTLMACTDKALMALDEAVSSRLQGELKAAQGADGALTLTTAQGDVLVFAAEPTAETRYGGPGETVFLEVAAKTAKCSHPLIPDYQCLQVREVKFDDKGLKQGEPGAFENFYGNIEGYTHEDGVRNVVRVKRFAVKNPPADAPSQAYVLDMVVESATEK; translated from the coding sequence ATGAACCGCACGCTCACCCTGCTCCTCCCGCTGGCCCTGCTGGCCGCCTGCAGCCAGACCCCGGCACCCGCCGGCACCGGCGGCGACGATGTGGCCCCGGCCGCGACCAAGGCCGCGGACCAGCAGACGATGGCGCACCTGGATGTGCAGCGCCTGCAGAGCCAGCACTGGTTGCTGAAGCAGGCCACCGCGGCCGACGGCACGCGCATCGATGCGCTGTTCGCCCGCGCTGACAAGCCGGTCACGCTGGACTTCGCCGATGGCCGCCTGTCGGTGAGCAATACCTGCAACCGCTTGGGCGGCGGTTACACGCTGGACGGCGGCACGTTGAAGGTAAGCGCGCTGGCATCGACCCTGATGGCCTGCACCGACAAGGCGCTGATGGCGCTGGACGAAGCGGTATCCAGCCGCCTGCAGGGCGAGCTGAAGGCCGCGCAGGGTGCCGATGGCGCACTGACCCTGACCACCGCCCAGGGCGACGTGCTGGTGTTTGCGGCGGAGCCGACGGCTGAAACCCGTTACGGTGGACCGGGCGAAACCGTGTTCCTGGAAGTGGCCGCGAAGACCGCGAAGTGCTCGCACCCGCTGATTCCGGATTACCAGTGCCTGCAGGTGCGTGAAGTGAAGTTCGACGACAAGGGCCTGAAGCAGGGTGAGCCGGGCGCGTTCGAGAACTTCTACGGCAACATCGAGGGTTACACCCACGAAGACGGCGTGCGCAATGTGGTGCGCGTGAAGCGCTTCGCAGTGAAGAACCCGCCGGCCGACGCGCCCTCGCAGGCGTACGTGCTGGACATGGTGGTCGAGTCGGCCACCGAGAAGTAA
- a CDS encoding undecaprenyl-diphosphate phosphatase produces MSDLLSALLLGILEGLTEFLPISSTGHLLIAQHWLGARSDFFNIIIQAGAILAVVLVFRQRLLQLATGFGQRENREYVFKLGAAFLVTAVVGLVVRKAGWSLPETVGPVAWALIIGGVWMLLVEAYTARLPDRDQVTWTVAIGVGLAQVVAGVFPGTSRSASAIFLAMLLGLSRRAAAAEFVFLLGIPTMFAASAYTFLELAKDGNLASENWADVGVAFVAAAITGFVVVKWLMGYIKSHRFTAFAVYRIALGAALLLWLPAGS; encoded by the coding sequence ATGTCCGATCTGCTCTCCGCCCTGTTGCTGGGCATCCTTGAAGGCCTCACCGAATTCCTGCCGATCTCCAGCACCGGCCATCTGCTGATCGCCCAGCATTGGCTGGGCGCGCGTTCGGACTTCTTCAACATCATCATCCAGGCCGGCGCGATCCTGGCCGTGGTGCTGGTGTTCCGCCAGCGCCTGCTGCAGCTGGCCACCGGCTTTGGCCAGCGCGAGAACCGCGAGTACGTGTTCAAGCTGGGCGCCGCCTTCCTGGTGACCGCGGTGGTCGGCCTGGTGGTGCGCAAGGCCGGCTGGTCGCTGCCGGAAACCGTGGGCCCGGTGGCCTGGGCGCTGATCATCGGTGGCGTCTGGATGCTGCTGGTGGAGGCCTATACCGCACGCCTGCCCGACCGTGACCAGGTGACCTGGACGGTAGCCATCGGCGTCGGCCTGGCGCAGGTGGTGGCCGGCGTGTTCCCCGGCACCTCGCGCTCGGCCTCAGCGATCTTCCTGGCCATGCTGCTGGGCCTGAGCCGCCGCGCGGCCGCCGCCGAGTTCGTGTTCCTGCTGGGCATCCCCACCATGTTCGCCGCCAGCGCCTACACCTTCCTGGAACTGGCCAAGGACGGAAACCTGGCCAGCGAGAACTGGGCCGACGTGGGCGTGGCCTTCGTTGCCGCCGCCATCACCGGCTTCGTCGTAGTGAAGTGGCTGATGGGTTACATCAAGTCGCACCGGTTCACTGCCTTTGCGGTCTACCGCATCGCCCTCGGCGCGGCGCTGCTGCTGTGGTTGCCCGCCGGCAGCTGA